Proteins encoded together in one Chitinophaga sp. LS1 window:
- a CDS encoding phosphoketolase family protein: MLELLHRYWEATNYLAACQIYLQANPLLKEPLKAEHIKPRLLGHWGTSPGLNFIYVHLNRLIRQTQASIIYICGPGHGAPAMLANTYLEGTYSEIYPHITQDEAGLNLFFRQFSTPGGIPSHVSAHTPGSIHEGGELGYSLAHAFGAVFDHPDLIAACVVGDGEAETGPLAGSWKSIEFLNPKRDGAVLPILHLNGYKISGPTVMARMSDGALADLFAGHGYETLFVEGDDPMEMHTLMAGALDLAYAQIRAIQNSSREKHWPMIILRTPKGWTGPKEWKGKAIEGTFRAHQVPLTDVKKDPAQLALLEAWLRSYDPSTLFDANGKLIASLAELPPSGEKRMSAIPYANGGKLLEDLHLPDFRRYALPVVKPGETTAETTVEAGKLLRDVFLANNNFRLFCPDETNSNRLGAVFEVTNRMTAETILPDDDHLSHDGKVMEVLSEHLCQGWLEGYLLSGRHGIFPCYEAFVTIIDSMFNQHAKWLKTCRELPWRQPVASLNYLLTSHSWRQDHNGYSHQGPGFIDTVVNKKSNVIRIYLPPDANCLLSVLDHCLRSRDYVNLIVAGKQPELQWLDMDSAIQHCAHGASVWEWAGNGDDGAPDVVLGCAGDVPTLETVAAAWLLRKHLPSLKVRVVNVVDLMALSPKESHPHGMEPERFTDLFTDTQPVIFAFHGYVRIIHDLVHGRPDPVRFHVRGFMEEGTTTTPFDMVVLNNMSRYHLAMEAIRRVPGLEASTVLDLFKNKLAEHDAYIRAHLEDMPEITNWKWSD; this comes from the coding sequence ATGTTAGAATTACTGCATCGTTATTGGGAAGCGACGAATTATCTGGCAGCCTGCCAGATATATTTACAGGCGAACCCGTTATTGAAAGAACCATTAAAGGCCGAACATATAAAGCCTAGGTTATTGGGGCATTGGGGCACTTCGCCGGGACTGAATTTTATTTATGTACATCTGAATAGATTGATCCGGCAAACACAGGCGAGTATTATTTATATCTGTGGTCCGGGACATGGGGCGCCGGCAATGCTGGCCAATACATACCTGGAAGGTACTTATTCGGAGATCTATCCGCATATTACACAGGATGAGGCAGGGTTGAATTTATTCTTCAGACAGTTCTCTACACCGGGAGGTATACCCAGTCACGTGAGCGCACATACACCCGGGTCTATACATGAGGGGGGCGAGCTGGGATATTCACTGGCACATGCTTTTGGGGCAGTGTTCGATCATCCTGATCTGATAGCCGCCTGTGTAGTGGGAGATGGAGAAGCAGAGACAGGGCCATTGGCAGGTAGCTGGAAGTCGATAGAATTTCTGAATCCAAAAAGAGATGGTGCGGTGTTGCCTATTCTGCACCTGAATGGATATAAGATTTCAGGACCTACAGTGATGGCAAGGATGTCTGATGGTGCATTGGCGGATTTATTTGCAGGGCATGGATATGAGACTTTGTTTGTGGAGGGAGATGATCCGATGGAGATGCATACTTTGATGGCAGGTGCGTTAGATCTGGCATATGCACAGATCAGGGCGATACAAAATTCTTCACGTGAGAAGCATTGGCCAATGATCATTTTGCGTACACCAAAGGGGTGGACCGGGCCAAAGGAGTGGAAAGGGAAAGCAATAGAAGGTACGTTCAGAGCGCACCAGGTGCCATTGACGGATGTGAAAAAAGACCCTGCGCAACTGGCATTATTAGAAGCATGGTTACGAAGCTATGATCCATCAACATTATTCGATGCGAATGGCAAATTGATTGCTTCATTAGCGGAATTACCTCCATCAGGAGAGAAGCGCATGAGTGCGATACCATATGCAAATGGAGGCAAATTACTAGAGGATTTACATTTGCCTGATTTTCGCAGGTATGCCTTGCCTGTAGTAAAGCCGGGGGAGACTACGGCAGAGACGACAGTAGAGGCAGGGAAGTTACTAAGAGATGTTTTTTTAGCGAATAATAACTTCCGGTTATTTTGTCCGGATGAAACGAATTCAAACAGGTTGGGAGCGGTGTTTGAAGTAACAAACCGGATGACGGCAGAGACGATCCTGCCGGATGATGATCATCTTTCTCATGATGGAAAAGTGATGGAAGTATTGAGTGAACATCTGTGTCAAGGATGGCTGGAGGGGTATCTGCTCTCAGGCAGACATGGGATATTCCCCTGTTATGAAGCGTTCGTAACGATCATTGATTCCATGTTCAATCAGCATGCAAAGTGGCTGAAGACCTGCCGGGAATTGCCGTGGCGGCAACCGGTGGCATCATTGAATTATTTACTGACATCACATAGCTGGCGGCAGGATCATAATGGGTATAGTCATCAGGGCCCAGGGTTTATAGATACTGTGGTGAATAAGAAGAGCAATGTGATCAGGATTTATTTACCACCGGATGCAAATTGTTTATTGTCAGTATTGGATCATTGTCTGCGTAGCCGTGATTATGTAAACCTGATCGTAGCTGGTAAGCAACCAGAGTTGCAATGGCTGGATATGGATTCGGCTATACAGCATTGTGCGCATGGTGCTTCGGTGTGGGAGTGGGCGGGGAATGGTGATGATGGAGCGCCGGATGTTGTTTTGGGTTGTGCGGGAGATGTACCTACATTGGAAACGGTGGCGGCAGCGTGGTTATTGAGAAAACATTTACCATCGTTGAAAGTGAGGGTGGTGAATGTCGTAGACCTGATGGCATTGTCTCCTAAGGAGAGTCATCCGCATGGTATGGAGCCGGAGCGGTTTACTGATTTATTTACAGATACACAGCCTGTGATATTTGCATTCCATGGATATGTGAGGATCATACATGATCTGGTGCATGGAAGGCCGGATCCGGTGAGGTTTCATGTGAGAGGGTTTATGGAAGAGGGAACAACGACAACGCCGTTTGATATGGTGGTGTTGAATAATATGAGCAGGTATCATTTGGCGATGGAGGCGATCAGGCGGGTGCCCGGTTTGGAAGCTTCAACTGTGCTTGATTTATTTAAAAATAAATTAGCAGAGCATGATGCATATATAAGAGCGCATTTAGAAGATATGCCAGAGATAACTAATTGGAAATGGAGTGATTAG